AGACAATAGTCACCAGACTAAATCGAACACGTTTAAGCATCACAAACCAAAATTATAACCAATATTCAATgatattatttaagaaatgcGATGTTGTAGCTGTAAAACAATATGatgatttaaaaatgacaattcaaatttatatcatGAAAGTAGTCAAATACCATGTATCATCTAATATTATGTTCGTTATAAAGGACGTAAGGTTAAGAAATGGAATATCACTCAGcctatgcaaaaaaaaaaaatatgatagtGTCAATATATGAACGTGTGAATTATTTACACTGGAGAACATAAAAGTAGTcggatattgtatcatatcacccaataacaattaaaaattaaaaatttcatataacccattttaatattaaatgatggCGCAttataaaatgcaatttaaatttatattgcAGTATAAAGAATCACAATGTAATATcgtataaaatgatacaaaatgtATCATCATGTGATAGCTTGTACACTGATGCATTatcaatgaatataaatgtttaaacataccATTTCATATCATACGAATAGTGTGCAATATTACTACAATTTGTATCATATATCAATTTTTCTTTATCTATAGTGTAATCTACCAACGGATTAACGCATGAGGCATCAGAGCAAGTTTTGAAACCCCTCTTTGGCAATGGGTTGTTTTATCTTGCTTTCACTACCATAGGCGTTATGTTTGTAAGGCGAATAATGAAACAAGTGGCAGATTTTTAAAGGggcgtggtcacgattttggtcaaattctatttttctgtttttattatgaaCAGTGCTttaagaatgcatttctaataatcaaatgaaatttaagagtcaGTCGTAgggttataagcaagatacaggactcacaattctttgtcatgtaaaccaGGGTCGTGCcctgtttatgtttacaatttACCAGTAAAATACCTTTTTCAAGTAGATATGTCAATTTTCTTATTcaatttaagcataaataaacagttcctagcgTTTCACACATTCactttaggtctaaaactggatttTGTACCCCAACATTTAAAAAACGAGACACCTGATCAAAGtgtgtattttaaataaaaaaacaagcGAAGTTTCTTTGCAGTGTTAAAGCGTTGCAATATAAATTCTAAATGTTGCTGTTTATTTATATCAGAAAAGGATTTTGTGAAGTTGTGCTGAACAAGCAGAAAAGAAGCAGTGTACATATTATTGCATTGGATTGCATCTTTATAAACATTTACATGAATAAAGAAACACAACTACAACAGTTTGTTCAAACAGATTATTATATCGGATGAGACTGTAAATTGACATAAAGAATCAATACATTTTATAGCTTTCACCATTCAGCTTTAGCCAGACGAGTGTTTCAGCTATCATGATATATCATGATGAATAAATTATCAGTGTCGCTGAATTGTTGGTAAGGTATGTATCACTTCGTACATGAaaatcacaattaagaaaatgatCTGTTAGCTTCTTTTTTGATGATCTTTCAGCTATGTTTTATGCCGGAGATCACGTCCAAGACACGATCGCTTCAATTGTGACATAAACAGTGCATATATCATGGTGATTATAAGAAAAATTTCAGGTTCGGCAAATTaattatacattgttttgtttgtaaatgaaATCGACACTCAAAAATATCTTCCCGTCAATAGGGTCTATAAAAATCAGCCACCACAGTACAGTTCATTAAGAGGAAGTGGATTCTTgaatttcttgagaagaagggggagggggtataTATTGGAATGCAGGAGGAGGGGAGGAAGGCGGTAGTGGGGGAGCAGAAGGCTGAACGCCATATTGTACTAGGTTAGGAGCGGAAGGATTCGGTCCGTTCATGTACTGGAATCCGCCATTTAGTTCGTGCATGGGAACGCCATACGTTGGATCTGGAAAAAGAGTgaaattgaatgaataaatcctagaattacaaaacaaattaaatagtTCACATGCTTTTTGAAAATTGGTTTCAACTGAATTTTATTAAGGGCATATGGGTCCATGTTTAGACATTGTAGATTAAGGAAAATATTGTAGAACTTAAACTTAATATGTCCATATTAACTAAGGTTTATTGATATACATATGTATGCATCGTTTAATAAAGGTCATTGTAATCTTCGCAACAACGAGAAAACTAACATCGTAGGAGGATCAACAATTTCACAGAAGTTATTATGTGTTAGAACTCTTCAAAATTGCAACAGAGATGCAACGCCTGCATAGCTTAAACCAACACCTACCATGTTTACATAGAATAAAACGAcatcttggttttttttatctgccaAGTGTAAGTAAtcagaattgtttaaaattggagtaccatatttttatctttaagtattttttcctatatttttactttattcgAGTGTAATTCATAAGTGCTTGACAAGACAAGACAGCCACTTAGTGTTCCAGTAATATGACATAGCTGTCGGCATAGGAATTTACGCATTGTAAACTGTTGTCAGAtgcattatttatatttgtaaatgtccattttaattttataagtacatgatgctataattttaattttttataatttttataattttttacatcGATTGTTTATTGTTGTCTTCTTTGTACTGTTCCTGTTTACTTTTGCTTGGATTATTTATTCATCGATAAAAACTAGAGATGCATTGATAGCAACAACTCCATGAACTTGCACTGCCTGACCTCGGAGTTTCAAGTATCTGTTGTTAccatcaggcacgtagcatcgttgttaaaagtgggggggggggggggggggggggcagacccatccaaaaaatcttgacaagcaaaataaaaaaaaaaaaaaaaagggggggaaatttaaagtttcaaaaaatcttcaaaatcctaatccgtggggggggggggggggggggggggggggggggaagactcaactatacttccaaaaaaaagttcttccctaccaaaatttttttccctccaaatcatgaaattcctaatccgtggggggggggggggtaacttcaATTCcactactcatttccttattttcatatcaatttttttctaacTTCTAAAAAAGTGgaggggccaactccattataattcatttttttatatgtaaattttaaaaagttgttgctgcgagaaaaagtggggggggggggccaggccccccctggccccccctgatgctacgtgcctgaccaTGGTAACATCATATATGGAAAATTGGCTGTTATTGGTGCGTCACGCTCAAATCGACAAAAAAGATAATTTGCGAATTTTTGCTGACTCTATGAatgatttaaatgattaaaagaaagatgtaaacataaataatttaatgatgTATTTGGTGCTTCATTTGAGTAATGAAGGCAGtgaagtatttttttctgcaatgttaaCGACATTCATACTTGCATGTAGGACCAAACAAAGTActttattgtttgaatattaaCATTTGTTGAAAACTTACTTCCATGTGTGTGAAATGCATTTGAAGCgtccgctccgaaggagagtacttgatttctttgactttggttttgcttttttttcttcttcttcttttggtTGAGTGTACAGACTAATAAGGCGATACACGTAATGAAGAAAATCATCCCAACAATGCCCCCCACAACAGCTGCGACGACTGATCCCGCGGAACTGCAAGAAAAATCGTGAA
This genomic window from Crassostrea angulata isolate pt1a10 chromosome 8, ASM2561291v2, whole genome shotgun sequence contains:
- the LOC128161435 gene encoding uncharacterized protein LOC128161435, with translation MVDPDLEHPLACLMKKGLLAIYLLLLPQVGGSYCYYSSSNGRYYCDYGYDANSAGSVVAAVVGGIVGMIFFITCIALLVCTLNQKKKKKKKQNQSQRNQVLSFGADASNAFHTHGNPTYGVPMHELNGGFQYMNGPNPSAPNLVQYGVQPSAPPLPPSSPPPAFQYIPPPPSSQEIQESTSS